From the genome of Mycobacterium dioxanotrophicus, one region includes:
- a CDS encoding type I polyketide synthase: MTIYEHDRVSADRNDESGSDGRTADSAQALVDRLNAGEPYAVAFGGQGSAWLETLEELVSSAGIEAELATLAGEAELMLEPIAAELVVVRPIGFEPLQWVRALASEEPVPSAKQLTSAAVSVPGVLLTQMAAIRALARQGMDLTATPPVAVVGHSQGVLAVEALKAAGAKDVEMLALAQLIGAAGTLVARRRGITVLGDRPPMVSVTNAEPERIYELLEEFSQDVRTVLPPVLSIRNGRRSVVITGTPEQLSRFELYCTQIAEKEEAERKSKVRGGAVFAPIFDPVQVEVGFHTPRLSDGIEIVGRWAEAVGLDVTLAKAMTEAILVEQVDWVDEITEVHEAGARWILDLGPGDILTRLTAPVIRGLGVGIVPAATRGGQRNLFTIGAVPEVARPWSSYTPTLVTLPDGSVKLETKFTRLTGRSPILLAGMTPTTVDAKIVAAAANAGHWAELAGGGQVTEPIFNDRMTELTTLLEPGRAIQFNTLFLDPYLWKLQVGGKRLVQKARQSGAPIDGVVVSAGIPDLEEAVELIDELNDAGISHVVFKPGTVEQIRSVIRIAAEAPTKPVIVHIEGGRAGGHHSWEDLDDLLLTTYSELRSRSNITICVGGGIGTPEQAADYLSGRWSAGHGYPLMPVDGILVGTAAMAALEATTSPQVKELLVATQGTDQWVGAGKAQGGMASGRSQLGADIHEIDNTASRCGRLLDEVAGDADAVAARRDEIIAAMADTAKPYFGDVAEMTYLQWLRRYVELAIGDGNSTADTKRDHSPWLDITWRDRFEQMLKRAEARLHAQDFGPIETLFDNEELLEDPKGALAALVGAYPDAASVQLHPADVPFFTELCKTLGKPVNFVPVIDKDVRRWWRSDSLWQAHDARYAADQVCVIPGTAAVAGITRVDEPVGELLDRFEQAAVDEALTAGVQPVPVLSRRARRAGVSGPLAVLLDAPDVLWAGRTATNPVHRIAPPADWQVREGSANRSASHPSTGARLEVLDDTHVVLSVPLSGTWIEIKFSLTDAVRSGGAPIVSVEDASTAMRSVLAIAAGVSGPDALPPVVDSTATVTVAWDPETVADHTGVTATFGAPLAPTLTVVPDALVGRCWPAVFAAIGSAVTEDGFPVVEGLLSLVHLDHAAQLLAALPTENAELTVSATALAAYDTEVGRVVPVEVVVKSADGTVLATLEERFAIRGRTGDAELTDPIKAGGAISDNATDTPRRRRRDITIGAPVDMRPFAVVSGDHNPIHTDRAAALLAGLESPIVHGMWLSAAAQHVATATDGKPAPPAKLVGWTARFLGMVKPGDQVDFRVDRVGIDVGAEVLEVQARIGSDLVMSATARLAAPKTVYAFPGQGIQHKGMGMEVRARSKAARKVWDSADKFTRQTLGFSVLHVVRDNPTSLIASGVHYHHPDGVLFLTQFTQVAMATVAAAQVAEMREQGAFVEGAIACGHSVGEYTALACVSGVYELEALLEVVFARGGKMHDIVERDAQGRSDYRLAAIRPSQIDLDDADVKDFVAEIAERTGEFLQIVNFNLRGSQYAIAGTVRGLEALEEEVERRRELSGGRRSFILVPGIDVPFHSSVLRVGVDDFRRSLERVMPSDKDPSLIVGKYIPNLVPRPFTLDKDFIQEIRDLVPAEPLDEILADYDTWRNEKPKELCRKIVIELLAWQFASPVRWIETQDLLFIEEAAGGLGVERFVEIGVKSAPTVAGLATNTLKLPEYSHSTVEVLNSERDAAVLFATDTDPEPEPEVDEAPAAPAATEAAPAAAAAAPAPVAASGGPRPDDITFDASDATVALIALSAKMRIDQIEALDSIEHITDGASSRRNQLLVDLGSELNLGAIDGAAEADLGALKGQVSKLARTYKPFGPVLSDAINDQLRTVFGPSGKRPAYITERVTKTWELGAGWAKHVTVEVALGTREGSSVRGGDLGGLHPGALADAASVDKVIDAAVAAVGARRGVPVSLPSAGGAGGGVVDSAALSEFAEKVTGRDGVLASTARTILGQLGLDNAVTAPEAATDAELIDLVTTELGSDWPRLVAPAFDAKKAVVFDDRWASAREDLVKLWLADENEIDADWPRLSERFEGAGHVVGTQANWWQGKALAAGRNVHASLFGRIAAGAENPGVGRYRDEIAVVTGASKGSIASAVVGQLLDGGATVIATTSRLDDDRLAFYKKLYRDNARFGATLWVVPANMASYSDIDKLVEWVGSDQVESLGPQSIHLKDAQTPTLLFPFAAPRVAGDLSEAGSRSEMEMKVLLWAVQRLIGGLSTIGAERDIASRLHVVLPGSPNRGMFGGDGAYGESKAALDALVNRWSAETSWAERVTLAHALIGWTKGTGLMGHNDAIVSAVEEAGVTTYTTAEMAAMLLDLCTVESKVAAANSPVKVDLTGGLGDIKIDMAELAAKAREEMSSGAAGSDDATAEGIIAALPSPPRGYAPAPAPVFEDLDVDPADLVVIVGGAELGPYGSSRTRYEMEVSGELSAAGVLELAWTTGLVKWEDDPKAGWYDTETGELVDESEIVERYHDTVVERCGIREFVDDGAIDPDHASPLLVSVFLDKDFSFVVSSEADARAFVSFDPEHTVARPVPDSGDWQVIRKAGTEIRVPRKTKLSRTVGAQIPTGFDPTVWGITPDMASSIDRVALWNIVATVDAFLSSGFTPTELMRWVHPSLVASTQGTGMGGMTSMQTMYHGNLLGRAKPNDILQEVLPNVVAAHVMQSYVGGYGAMVHPVGACATAAVSVEEGVDKIRLGKADLVVAGGFDDLTLEAIIGFGDMAATADTEMMRAKGISDSKFSRANDRRRLGFLEAQGGGTILLARGDLAAKMGLPVLAVVGYAQSFADGVHTSIPAPGLGALGAGRGGKDSALSRSLAKLGVGADDIAVISKHDTSTLANDPNETELHERLADSMGRSAGAPLFIVSQKSLTGHAKGGAAVFQMMGLCQILRDGVIPPNRSLDCVDDELATSGHFVWVREPLDLRGKFPLKAGLVTSLGFGHVSGLVALVHPEAFIASMDPAERESYRKRAEQRTLAGQRRLASAIAGGRPMYEKPADRRFDHDGPEKPQEAAMLLDADARLGDGDLYVR, encoded by the coding sequence GTGACGATCTACGAACACGACCGAGTGTCCGCCGACCGGAACGACGAGTCTGGATCCGACGGACGGACGGCCGATTCCGCTCAGGCACTCGTCGACCGCCTCAACGCTGGCGAGCCCTACGCGGTCGCCTTCGGCGGCCAGGGCAGCGCTTGGCTGGAGACCCTTGAAGAACTGGTGTCCTCGGCCGGTATCGAGGCCGAACTGGCGACCCTGGCCGGCGAGGCCGAGCTGATGCTCGAGCCGATCGCCGCCGAACTCGTCGTGGTCCGCCCCATCGGCTTCGAGCCGTTGCAGTGGGTCCGCGCGCTGGCCTCCGAGGAGCCGGTGCCCTCGGCCAAGCAGCTGACGTCGGCCGCAGTATCCGTGCCGGGCGTCCTGCTGACCCAGATGGCCGCCATCCGTGCGCTGGCCCGCCAGGGTATGGACCTGACCGCCACGCCGCCGGTGGCGGTTGTCGGGCACTCGCAGGGCGTGCTGGCCGTCGAGGCCCTCAAGGCCGCCGGCGCCAAGGACGTCGAAATGCTGGCCCTGGCGCAGCTGATCGGTGCCGCGGGCACGCTCGTGGCCCGCCGTCGCGGTATCACCGTGCTCGGCGACCGTCCGCCGATGGTCTCGGTCACCAACGCCGAGCCCGAGCGCATCTACGAACTGCTCGAAGAGTTCTCCCAGGACGTCCGCACCGTGCTGCCGCCGGTGCTGTCCATCCGCAATGGCCGTCGTTCGGTCGTCATCACCGGCACGCCCGAGCAGCTGTCCCGGTTCGAGCTGTACTGCACCCAGATCGCCGAGAAGGAAGAAGCGGAGCGCAAGAGCAAAGTTCGCGGCGGCGCGGTCTTCGCCCCGATCTTCGATCCGGTGCAGGTCGAGGTCGGCTTCCACACCCCGCGGCTGTCCGACGGCATCGAGATCGTCGGCCGGTGGGCCGAGGCCGTCGGCCTCGACGTCACGCTCGCCAAGGCGATGACCGAGGCGATCCTGGTCGAGCAGGTGGACTGGGTCGACGAGATCACCGAGGTGCACGAGGCAGGCGCCCGCTGGATCCTCGACCTGGGCCCCGGCGACATCCTCACCCGCCTCACCGCTCCCGTCATCCGCGGACTCGGGGTGGGCATCGTGCCCGCCGCCACCCGCGGCGGCCAGCGCAACCTCTTCACCATCGGCGCGGTGCCCGAGGTGGCCCGCCCGTGGTCCAGCTACACCCCGACCCTGGTCACGCTGCCCGACGGCTCGGTCAAGCTCGAGACCAAGTTCACCCGGCTCACCGGACGCTCGCCGATCCTGCTCGCCGGTATGACCCCGACGACCGTCGACGCCAAGATCGTCGCGGCCGCCGCCAACGCAGGCCACTGGGCCGAACTGGCCGGTGGTGGTCAGGTCACCGAGCCCATCTTCAACGACCGCATGACCGAGCTCACCACGCTGCTGGAGCCCGGCCGCGCCATCCAGTTCAACACCCTGTTCCTCGACCCCTACCTGTGGAAGCTTCAGGTCGGCGGCAAGCGACTGGTCCAGAAGGCCCGGCAGTCCGGCGCCCCGATCGACGGCGTGGTCGTCAGCGCGGGCATCCCCGATCTGGAAGAGGCCGTCGAACTGATCGACGAGCTCAACGACGCAGGCATCAGCCATGTGGTCTTCAAGCCGGGCACCGTCGAGCAAATCCGCTCGGTGATCCGCATCGCCGCCGAGGCACCCACCAAGCCGGTGATCGTGCACATCGAGGGCGGTCGCGCCGGTGGCCACCACTCGTGGGAGGACCTCGACGACCTCCTGCTGACCACCTACTCCGAGCTGCGCAGCCGCTCCAACATCACCATCTGCGTCGGCGGTGGCATCGGCACGCCTGAGCAGGCCGCCGACTACCTGTCCGGCCGTTGGTCGGCCGGCCACGGCTACCCGCTGATGCCGGTCGACGGCATCCTCGTCGGCACCGCCGCGATGGCCGCGCTCGAGGCCACCACCAGCCCGCAGGTCAAGGAGCTGCTGGTCGCCACCCAGGGCACCGATCAGTGGGTGGGCGCCGGAAAGGCCCAGGGCGGCATGGCTTCCGGGCGCAGCCAGCTCGGTGCCGACATCCACGAGATCGACAACACCGCGTCGCGCTGCGGCCGGCTGCTCGACGAGGTCGCCGGTGACGCCGACGCCGTCGCGGCCCGCCGCGACGAGATCATCGCGGCCATGGCCGACACCGCCAAGCCCTACTTCGGCGATGTCGCCGAGATGACCTACCTGCAGTGGCTGCGCCGCTACGTGGAGCTGGCCATCGGTGACGGCAACAGCACCGCCGACACCAAGCGCGATCACTCGCCGTGGCTCGACATCACCTGGCGTGACCGCTTCGAGCAGATGCTCAAGCGTGCCGAGGCACGTTTGCACGCACAGGATTTCGGTCCGATCGAGACGCTGTTCGACAACGAGGAGCTGCTGGAGGATCCGAAGGGTGCGCTGGCCGCTCTCGTCGGCGCCTACCCGGATGCCGCGTCGGTGCAGCTGCACCCCGCCGACGTCCCGTTCTTCACCGAGCTGTGCAAGACGCTGGGCAAGCCGGTCAACTTCGTGCCGGTCATCGACAAGGACGTGCGCCGCTGGTGGCGCAGCGACTCGCTGTGGCAGGCGCATGACGCCCGCTACGCGGCCGACCAGGTGTGCGTCATCCCCGGCACCGCAGCCGTCGCCGGCATCACCCGCGTCGACGAGCCCGTCGGCGAGCTGCTGGACCGCTTCGAGCAGGCCGCCGTCGACGAAGCGCTGACCGCCGGAGTCCAGCCGGTGCCGGTGCTGTCCCGCCGGGCCCGTCGGGCCGGGGTCAGCGGCCCGCTGGCCGTCCTGCTCGACGCCCCCGACGTGCTGTGGGCCGGGCGTACCGCCACTAACCCGGTGCACCGCATCGCCCCGCCCGCCGACTGGCAGGTCCGCGAAGGGTCTGCAAACCGTTCCGCTTCGCATCCTTCGACCGGAGCCCGGCTCGAGGTCCTCGACGACACGCACGTCGTGCTCTCGGTGCCGCTTTCGGGCACCTGGATCGAGATCAAGTTCAGCCTGACCGACGCCGTGCGCAGCGGCGGCGCGCCGATCGTCTCCGTCGAGGACGCCTCGACCGCGATGCGGTCGGTGCTGGCCATCGCTGCCGGGGTCAGCGGCCCCGACGCGCTGCCGCCGGTGGTCGACTCGACCGCCACCGTGACGGTCGCCTGGGATCCGGAGACGGTCGCCGACCACACCGGTGTGACCGCCACTTTCGGCGCCCCGCTGGCCCCGACGTTGACCGTGGTTCCCGACGCACTGGTCGGCCGGTGCTGGCCCGCGGTGTTCGCCGCCATCGGATCGGCGGTCACCGAGGACGGATTCCCGGTCGTCGAGGGCCTGCTGAGCCTGGTGCATCTGGACCACGCCGCGCAGCTGCTCGCTGCGCTGCCCACCGAGAACGCCGAATTGACCGTCTCTGCAACGGCTTTGGCTGCCTACGACACCGAGGTCGGCCGGGTTGTCCCGGTTGAGGTGGTCGTGAAGTCGGCTGACGGAACCGTGCTGGCCACGCTCGAAGAGCGCTTCGCCATCCGCGGGCGCACCGGTGATGCCGAGCTGACGGACCCGATCAAGGCCGGCGGCGCGATCTCCGACAACGCCACCGACACCCCGCGTCGCCGTCGCCGCGACATCACCATCGGCGCACCGGTCGACATGCGGCCGTTCGCCGTGGTCTCCGGTGACCACAACCCGATCCACACCGATCGGGCCGCCGCCCTGCTCGCCGGGCTGGAATCGCCCATCGTGCACGGCATGTGGCTCTCGGCCGCGGCTCAGCACGTGGCCACCGCCACCGACGGCAAGCCGGCTCCGCCGGCCAAGCTGGTCGGCTGGACCGCCCGCTTCCTGGGCATGGTCAAGCCCGGTGACCAGGTCGACTTCCGCGTCGACCGGGTCGGAATCGACGTCGGCGCAGAGGTTCTCGAAGTGCAGGCGCGCATCGGCTCCGATCTGGTGATGTCGGCGACCGCACGGCTGGCCGCGCCCAAGACCGTCTACGCATTCCCCGGCCAGGGCATTCAGCACAAGGGCATGGGCATGGAGGTCCGGGCCCGGTCCAAGGCGGCCCGCAAGGTGTGGGACTCGGCGGACAAGTTCACGCGCCAGACCCTCGGCTTCTCGGTGCTGCACGTGGTGCGGGACAACCCGACCAGCCTGATCGCCTCCGGCGTGCACTACCACCACCCGGACGGCGTGCTGTTCCTGACGCAGTTCACCCAGGTGGCCATGGCCACGGTGGCGGCGGCTCAGGTCGCCGAGATGCGTGAGCAGGGCGCCTTCGTCGAGGGTGCGATCGCCTGCGGTCACTCCGTCGGTGAGTACACCGCGCTGGCGTGCGTGTCGGGCGTGTACGAGCTCGAGGCGCTGCTTGAGGTGGTTTTCGCCCGCGGCGGCAAGATGCATGACATCGTCGAGCGTGACGCGCAGGGCCGGTCGGACTACCGACTGGCCGCCATCCGGCCGTCGCAGATCGACCTCGACGACGCAGACGTCAAGGACTTCGTCGCCGAGATCGCCGAGCGCACAGGCGAATTCCTGCAGATCGTGAACTTCAACCTCCGTGGTTCGCAGTACGCGATCGCCGGTACGGTGCGCGGTCTGGAAGCGCTGGAGGAAGAGGTCGAGCGGCGTCGCGAGCTTTCGGGCGGTCGCCGGTCGTTCATCCTGGTGCCCGGCATCGACGTGCCGTTCCACTCCAGCGTGCTGCGGGTGGGCGTCGACGACTTCCGTCGCAGCCTCGAGCGCGTGATGCCCAGCGACAAGGATCCGTCGCTGATCGTCGGCAAGTACATCCCGAACCTGGTGCCGCGGCCGTTCACCCTGGACAAGGACTTCATCCAGGAGATCCGCGACCTGGTCCCGGCCGAGCCGCTCGACGAGATCCTCGCCGACTACGACACCTGGCGGAACGAGAAGCCGAAGGAGCTGTGCCGCAAGATCGTCATCGAGCTGCTGGCCTGGCAGTTCGCCAGCCCGGTGCGCTGGATCGAGACGCAGGACCTGCTGTTCATCGAGGAGGCCGCAGGCGGTCTCGGTGTCGAGCGGTTCGTCGAGATCGGCGTGAAGTCGGCCCCGACGGTCGCCGGCCTGGCCACCAACACGCTCAAGCTGCCCGAGTACTCGCACAGCACCGTCGAGGTGCTCAACAGCGAGCGCGACGCGGCCGTGCTGTTCGCCACCGACACCGATCCGGAACCGGAACCTGAGGTCGACGAGGCCCCCGCGGCTCCGGCCGCCACCGAGGCGGCTCCCGCGGCCGCTGCGGCAGCCCCGGCTCCGGTCGCCGCATCCGGTGGTCCGCGTCCCGACGACATCACGTTCGATGCCTCCGATGCGACCGTGGCGCTCATCGCGCTCTCGGCCAAGATGCGCATCGACCAGATCGAGGCGCTGGACTCCATCGAGCACATCACCGACGGTGCCTCGTCGCGCCGCAACCAGTTGCTGGTCGACCTGGGCTCCGAGCTGAACCTCGGCGCCATCGACGGCGCCGCGGAAGCCGACCTGGGCGCGCTGAAGGGACAGGTGAGCAAGCTCGCCCGTACCTACAAGCCGTTCGGCCCGGTGCTCTCGGATGCCATCAACGACCAGCTGCGGACCGTGTTCGGGCCGTCGGGCAAGCGTCCGGCCTACATCACCGAGCGGGTCACCAAGACCTGGGAGCTGGGTGCCGGCTGGGCCAAGCACGTCACCGTCGAGGTCGCGCTGGGAACCCGCGAGGGCAGCAGCGTGCGCGGTGGCGATCTGGGTGGTCTGCACCCGGGTGCGCTGGCCGACGCCGCCAGTGTCGACAAGGTGATCGACGCGGCCGTGGCCGCGGTCGGTGCCCGGCGCGGTGTGCCGGTGTCTCTGCCGTCGGCCGGCGGTGCCGGTGGCGGCGTGGTGGATTCGGCCGCGCTCAGCGAATTCGCCGAGAAGGTCACCGGACGTGACGGCGTGCTGGCCTCGACGGCCCGGACCATTCTGGGGCAGCTCGGGCTCGACAACGCCGTCACCGCCCCGGAGGCGGCCACCGACGCCGAGCTGATCGACCTCGTGACCACCGAACTCGGTTCGGACTGGCCGCGACTCGTGGCCCCGGCGTTCGACGCCAAGAAGGCCGTCGTGTTCGACGACCGGTGGGCCAGTGCCCGTGAGGACCTGGTCAAGCTGTGGCTGGCCGACGAGAACGAAATCGACGCGGACTGGCCGCGACTATCCGAGCGCTTCGAAGGTGCCGGGCATGTGGTTGGCACGCAGGCGAATTGGTGGCAGGGCAAGGCCCTGGCCGCGGGCCGCAACGTGCATGCGTCGCTGTTCGGTCGCATCGCGGCGGGCGCCGAGAACCCGGGCGTGGGCCGCTACCGCGACGAGATCGCGGTCGTGACCGGTGCGTCGAAGGGTTCGATCGCCTCCGCGGTGGTCGGGCAGCTGCTCGACGGCGGTGCCACCGTCATCGCCACCACCTCGCGTCTGGACGACGACCGGTTGGCCTTCTACAAGAAGCTCTACCGCGACAACGCCCGCTTCGGTGCCACGCTGTGGGTGGTCCCGGCCAACATGGCGTCCTACTCCGACATCGACAAGCTGGTGGAGTGGGTCGGTAGCGATCAGGTCGAAAGCCTTGGGCCGCAATCCATCCACCTCAAGGACGCGCAGACCCCGACGCTGCTGTTCCCGTTCGCCGCGCCACGTGTGGCCGGTGACCTGTCGGAGGCCGGTTCGCGGTCCGAGATGGAGATGAAGGTGCTGCTGTGGGCCGTGCAGCGGCTCATCGGTGGGCTCTCCACGATCGGTGCCGAGCGGGACATCGCCTCGCGCCTGCACGTGGTGCTGCCGGGCTCGCCCAACCGCGGCATGTTCGGCGGCGACGGTGCCTACGGCGAGTCCAAGGCGGCACTCGACGCGCTGGTCAACCGCTGGAGCGCCGAGACGTCGTGGGCCGAACGGGTCACCCTGGCGCACGCGCTGATCGGCTGGACCAAGGGCACGGGCCTGATGGGTCACAACGACGCCATCGTCAGCGCCGTCGAAGAGGCAGGCGTGACCACCTACACCACTGCGGAGATGGCGGCCATGCTGCTGGACCTGTGCACGGTGGAATCCAAGGTGGCTGCGGCGAATTCGCCGGTGAAGGTCGACCTGACCGGTGGCCTGGGCGACATCAAGATCGACATGGCCGAGCTGGCTGCCAAGGCTCGCGAGGAAATGTCCTCGGGCGCAGCGGGTTCCGACGACGCCACGGCCGAGGGCATCATCGCCGCACTGCCGTCGCCGCCGCGCGGATACGCCCCGGCACCCGCGCCGGTCTTCGAAGACCTCGACGTCGACCCGGCTGATCTGGTGGTCATCGTCGGCGGTGCCGAGCTCGGCCCGTACGGCTCCTCGCGTACCCGCTACGAGATGGAGGTCTCCGGCGAGCTGTCGGCGGCAGGCGTGCTGGAACTGGCGTGGACGACCGGACTGGTCAAGTGGGAGGACGATCCCAAGGCCGGCTGGTACGACACCGAAACCGGTGAGCTGGTCGACGAATCGGAGATCGTGGAGCGTTACCACGACACCGTCGTCGAGCGCTGCGGCATCCGTGAATTCGTCGACGACGGTGCGATCGATCCCGATCACGCCTCGCCGCTGCTGGTCAGCGTCTTCCTGGACAAGGACTTCTCGTTCGTCGTGTCCAGCGAGGCCGACGCCCGGGCGTTCGTGTCCTTCGACCCCGAGCACACCGTGGCCCGGCCGGTGCCGGACTCCGGTGACTGGCAGGTGATCCGCAAGGCGGGCACCGAGATTCGGGTACCGCGCAAGACCAAGCTGTCGCGGACCGTCGGCGCCCAGATCCCCACCGGGTTCGACCCGACGGTGTGGGGCATCACCCCGGACATGGCGAGCTCCATCGACCGGGTGGCGCTGTGGAACATCGTGGCGACCGTGGATGCGTTCCTGTCCTCGGGCTTCACGCCGACCGAGCTGATGCGCTGGGTGCACCCGAGCCTGGTGGCCTCCACGCAGGGCACCGGCATGGGCGGCATGACCTCGATGCAGACCATGTACCACGGCAACCTGCTGGGCCGGGCCAAGCCGAACGACATCCTGCAGGAGGTGCTGCCGAACGTTGTTGCGGCACACGTCATGCAGAGCTATGTCGGCGGTTACGGCGCGATGGTCCACCCGGTCGGCGCCTGCGCCACCGCGGCCGTCTCGGTCGAGGAAGGTGTGGACAAGATCCGCCTCGGCAAGGCCGACCTGGTGGTGGCCGGCGGCTTCGACGATCTGACCCTGGAAGCCATCATCGGCTTCGGTGACATGGCGGCCACCGCCGACACCGAGATGATGCGGGCCAAGGGCATCAGCGACTCGAAGTTCTCCCGCGCCAACGACCGGCGCCGGCTCGGGTTCCTCGAGGCGCAGGGTGGTGGCACCATCCTGCTGGCTCGCGGTGACCTGGCCGCCAAGATGGGTCTGCCGGTGCTGGCCGTGGTCGGCTACGCGCAGAGCTTCGCCGACGGTGTGCACACCTCGATCCCGGCCCCTGGCCTGGGTGCCCTGGGTGCGGGCCGTGGCGGCAAGGACTCGGCGCTGTCGCGTTCGCTGGCCAAGCTGGGTGTGGGTGCCGACGACATCGCGGTGATCTCCAAGCACGACACCTCGACGTTGGCCAACGATCCCAACGAGACCGAGCTGCACGAGCGGCTGGCTGATTCGATGGGCCGCTCGGCGGGTGCGCCGCTGTTCATCGTCAGCCAGAAGTCGCTGACCGGGCACGCCAAGGGCGGCGCGGCCGTGTTCCAGATGATGGGTCTGTGCCAGATCCTGCGCGACGGCGTCATTCCGCCGAACCGCAGCCTGGACTGCGTCGACGACGAGCTGGCCACCTCCGGCCACTTCGTCTGGGTGCGCGAGCCCCTCGACCTGCGCGGCAAGTTCCCGCTCAAGGCCGGTCTGGTGACCAGTCTCGGGTTCGGGCACGTGTCGGGCCTGGTCGCGCTGGTCCACCCGGAGGCGTTCATCGCGTCCATGGATCCCGCTGAGCGGGAGAGCTACCGTAAGCGGGCCGAGCAGCGCACGCTGGCAGGTCAGCGCCGGTTGGCCTCGGCCATCGCCGGTGGGCGTCCGATGTACGAGAAGCCCGCCGACCGCCGGTTCGACCACGACGGGCCGGAGAAGCCTCAGGAAGCGGCCATGCTGCTCGACGCAGATGCCCGACTTGGCGATGGCGATCTCTATGTCCGCTAA
- the acpS gene encoding holo-ACP synthase AcpS: MAVVGVGIDLVSIPDFAEQVDRPGTVFAETFTPGERRDAADKSSSAARHLAARWAAKEAVIKAWSGSRFSKRPVLPEDIHRDIEVVTDMWGRPKVRLSGEIARHLENTTIHVSLTHEADTAAAVAIIEELEP; encoded by the coding sequence GTGGCGGTAGTCGGAGTAGGCATCGATCTGGTTTCCATACCGGATTTCGCTGAGCAGGTTGATCGGCCAGGCACGGTTTTCGCCGAGACGTTCACGCCAGGTGAGCGCCGGGACGCCGCGGACAAGAGTTCGTCGGCGGCCCGGCACCTGGCGGCCCGGTGGGCCGCCAAGGAGGCGGTGATCAAGGCCTGGTCGGGGTCGCGGTTCTCCAAGCGTCCGGTGCTGCCGGAGGACATCCACCGCGACATCGAGGTAGTGACCGACATGTGGGGCCGTCCGAAGGTCCGGCTGTCGGGCGAGATCGCCCGGCACCTGGAGAACACGACCATCCACGTGTCGCTCACCCACGAGGCGGACACCGCCGCCGCCGTCGCGATCATCGAGGAGCTCGAGCCCTAG
- a CDS encoding dipeptidase, producing MSDVVQRVQQVLPSVRADLEDLVRIPSVWADPARRDEVARSAEAVAKLLSDAGFPDVKIVSEGGAPAVIAHYPAPAGAPTVLLYAHHDVQPEGDPAQWNSAPFEPQERDGRLYGRGTADDKAGIATHLAAIRAFDGTPPVGVTVFVEGEEESGSPSLGALLEAHRDALAADVIVIADSDNWSTETPALTVSLRGLADCVVEVATLDHGLHSGLWGGVVPDALSVLVRLLASLHDDAGNVAVAGLHEASAADVDRGEGWVRQESGLLDGVSEIGSGSVVQRMWAKPAITVIGIDTTPIGKSSNTLIPRARAKISMRVAPGGDARAHLDALTRHLQQHTPWGAQLTVTPGDVGQPYAIDASGPVYDAARAAFRQAWGTDPVDMGMGGSIPFIAEFAAAFPAATILVTGVEDPGTQAHSINESLHLGVFEKAATAEALLLERLGQLDR from the coding sequence ATGAGTGACGTGGTGCAGCGGGTGCAACAGGTATTGCCGTCGGTGCGGGCCGATCTGGAGGATCTGGTCCGCATTCCCTCGGTGTGGGCTGACCCGGCCCGCCGCGACGAGGTCGCCCGCAGCGCCGAAGCCGTCGCAAAGCTGTTGTCCGATGCGGGTTTTCCCGACGTCAAGATCGTCAGCGAAGGCGGCGCGCCGGCCGTCATCGCCCACTACCCGGCCCCGGCGGGAGCGCCCACGGTCCTGCTGTACGCCCACCATGACGTGCAGCCCGAAGGCGATCCCGCTCAATGGAACTCCGCGCCGTTCGAACCGCAGGAGCGCGACGGCCGGCTCTACGGCCGCGGTACCGCCGACGACAAGGCGGGTATCGCAACGCATCTGGCCGCGATCAGAGCCTTCGACGGCACACCGCCGGTCGGTGTGACCGTGTTCGTCGAAGGGGAAGAAGAATCGGGTTCCCCGTCATTGGGTGCCCTGTTGGAGGCCCATCGTGATGCCTTGGCCGCCGACGTCATCGTCATCGCCGACTCGGACAACTGGAGCACCGAAACCCCGGCCCTGACGGTGTCATTGCGAGGGCTTGCGGATTGCGTCGTCGAGGTCGCGACCCTGGACCATGGATTGCATTCGGGCCTGTGGGGCGGAGTGGTGCCAGACGCGCTGAGCGTGCTGGTGCGGCTGCTGGCCAGCCTGCACGACGACGCGGGCAACGTCGCAGTCGCCGGCCTGCACGAGGCGTCCGCCGCGGACGTCGACCGCGGCGAGGGCTGGGTCCGCCAGGAATCCGGACTGCTCGACGGCGTATCCGAAATCGGTTCGGGCTCAGTGGTCCAACGCATGTGGGCCAAGCCCGCCATCACCGTGATCGGTATCGACACCACGCCGATCGGCAAGTCCTCCAACACCCTCATCCCGCGCGCCCGCGCCAAGATCAGCATGCGGGTGGCGCCCGGCGGTGACGCCCGTGCGCACCTCGATGCGCTGACGCGTCATCTCCAGCAGCACACCCCGTGGGGCGCGCAACTGACCGTCACACCCGGTGACGTCGGGCAGCCGTACGCCATCGACGCCAGCGGCCCGGTGTACGACGCGGCCCGCGCCGCGTTCCGGCAGGCCTGGGGCACCGATCCGGTGGACATGGGCATGGGTGGCTCGATCCCGTTCATCGCCGAGTTCGCCGCGGCGTTCCCCGCCGCGACGATCCTCGTCACCGGAGTCGAAGATCCCGGCACCCAGGCCCACAGCATCAACGAGAGCCTGCACCTCGGCGTGTTCGAGAAGGCGGCCACCGCCGAGGCGCTGCTGCTGGAGCGGCTCGGTCAGCTAGACCGATAG